DNA sequence from the Leptospirillum ferrooxidans C2-3 genome:
AAGAACTGCCGCCATCAGAATATTTTCAGTACCTGTCACCGTCGGATAGGACAAATGGATATCACAGCCAACCAATCCATCGGTTGACGCATCAATATAACCGTGATCGATGGAAATGCGGGCTCCCATTTTCTGAAGGGCATGAAGGTGCAGGTCAACCGGTCTCGCTCCTATCAGGCATCCGCCCGGAAGAGACACCCTAGCCTTTTTACGTCGGGCCAAAAGGGGACCAAGACAGAGGATGGAGGCTCGCATCACACGCACGAGATCATATGGAGCTTCGGTCGGAGTCAGATCCCGCTCGGAAAAGGAAATATTGCTGGCCCATGCCGCCCGGGAAGAATCATGACCTGCCTGAATTCCCAGTTGGGAGAGCAACTTTATGGCAGTGGTGATATCTCTCAGACAGGGAATATTCCCAATTGTGAGTCCCCCCCCCAACAAGGTTGAGAACAAAATGGGCAAAGCCGCGTTTTTGGAACCGGAAACAGGAATCGTCCCGTTTAACAGTTGCCTCCCCTCAATGCGGAAACGGTCCAATCTCTAATCCTTCCTTTCCCAGATCACAACCCGATCATGTCCTGCCCAATCGGATACAAATTCAGCCGGACCAAATCCTTCGATGAGAGCAAACGGTCCGGAGCTCTCAAAAGCCCAACGTTGACCGGCACCGATCTCCATCGCCATAAGACCGCCTGAAGCCACCCTGTAAGGAATGTCCGAATACAGGATTTGCCGGTAACAGTCGAGACCATCCTCCCCACCATCCAGTGCCCGATGGGGTTCATAATTTCGGACCTCGTCCATCAGGCTCATGATTTCTCCGGAAGCAATATAGGGGGGATTCGAGACAATCAGGTCAAAGGGGAGACCTGGCAAAATCGCATCATCCCAATTTCCCGCCAAGAGGCTTAAACGGTTTTCGAGAGATAGCCGCTTTCTGTTTTCCATCATACATTCCAGCGGCGCCGACTCTATATCCACAGCGACCCCCCTTGCCTCCGGAAATAGCGAAAGAAGAGAGCAGATGATGGCACCTGATCCGCCTCCAAGCTCGAGAATGCTTTTGGGAGGACAGCCTTGTCTCCGGAGAAATATCTGCTCGATCAGGAGCTCTGTCTCCGGCCTCGGGATCAGGACACCCGGGCAAACCGAAAAAATCGTTCCGTAAAACGGAACGTTTCCAGTGATCAGATGGAACGGCTCTCTATTCCTGCGGCGAGCAATCCGTTCGACGTAAAGGTCGGCCAACTCCGGAGGCAATGGTCTCGGTCCATTGATCACAACAGACCCGACGCCTCCCAGAATCGATGCCATCAAACCCCTTGCTTCCCGATCAGGAGCATCTTCAAGCTCCAAAAGCATCCGGGTTCCCCATGATAGCCACTCATCAACCGTCATGGGGCGTTCATGGCCAGTAGGATGATCTACCATGAACGCCCCTTTTTTGAAAGAAAACGGACTTATCAGACATTCGCGATCAGACAGGAAATGGTTTCATCCAAACTGCTCTATCTCCCGAGCCCTCTCCTGTGCCCTGAGAGCTCCGATAAATGGATCTATCTCCCCCTCCATCACCTGGTCAAGCTGGTAGAGCGTCAAACCGACCCTGTGATCCGTGACCCGATTTTGGGGAAAGTTGTAGGTCCGAATCCTTTCGGAGCGATCTCCGCTTCCAACCTGACTTTTCCGATCAGAGGCGATAATCTCGTTTTGACGACTCATCTCCCTTTCGAGAAGTCGAGACCTGAGAACTTTCATTGCCTTCGCCCGATTTTTCAGCTGAGAACGCTCATCCTGGCAGGAAACCACAATATTGCTGGGTATATGGGTAATGCGGACAGCCGAATAAGTCGTATTGACACTTTGTCCGCCAGCGGATGAGGCGCAAAAAGTATCAATTCTGAGGTCCTTGGCATCAATCTGCACATCCACTTCATCTGCCTCTGGCATAACGGCAACCGTAACGGTCGAAGTGTGGATCCGCCCACCCGCCTCGGTAACAGGCACTCTCTGAACCCGATGGACACCGCTCTCAAACTTGAGCAGACTGTAGGCACCACGGCCCTGAACGTGAATGACAATTTCTTTTGAGCCACCGATTTCGGTATCGCTCGTTTCCATGATTTCGGCCTTCAGGCGATGCCGATCCATGAATCTCATATAAAGGCGACCCAGTTCACGGGCAAAAAGACCCGCCTCATCTCCTCCTGCACCTGCCCGGATCTCTAGGTAAAGATTTTTCTGGTCAAAGGGATCCGGAGGAAAAATCGAGTCCAGAAGCTTACCCTCGAGAGAAGCAATCTCCCGGGAGATCCGCTCTTCTTCGGCTCCGATCAGATCAGACATCGAGGGATCGCTCCGGATCTCGTCAAGATCGGAGCGCTCTTTTTCCATCTGGCAGAAACGTTCGTAAGCCTCTACAATCGAAGAGAGCTCCGACTGGTCCTTGGCAAGTTTCATATAGAGGGTATGATCCTTCGAAACCGAAGGATCCCCCATCTTACCGGTAATTTCCCTGTATCGCTCAATCATTGCCTCGATACGGGGACGAACCTTCTCGATCATGCCAGAGGGTGGCAAACCTGATCCCTTCTGTTCAGCTTACTTGCCAGCCTGACGATATCTCTTGTTGAAGCGATCGACACGGCCTTCAGCATCAATGATTTTCATCGTTCCTGTAAAGAAGGGATGACAGAGGTTACAAATTTCAATCTTCAGGTCGCCTGTGGTGTTTCTTGTCTCAAAGGTATTTCCACATGCACAGCTGACAGTGGCAATTTCATACTCGGGATGAATTCCTGGTTTCATGATTTTCTCCTAAAAAGTGACGATTTAATGAATGATGAAACGGGATATTACCCCTTCATCATCCGTTCAAGAAACTCCTTGTTTCCTTTGGTGCCTTTCATGTTCCCCAGCAAGTATTCCATATCATCCTGAGGGTTATTGGAATTCAGCGCCTTTCGCAAGATCCACATCTTGTTGAGTTCATCCTTGTCAAGAAGAAGTTCTTCCTTACGGGTTCCGGATCGTGTGGGATCGATCGCCGGAAAGATTCTCCTGTCAGCAAGATGGCGATCAAGGTGAAGTTCCATATTGCCTGTTCCCTTGAATTCCTCAAAGATAACATCATCCATCCTGCTTCCGGTATCAACAAGTGCCGTGGCAATAATGGTGATACTACCACCTTCCTCAATATTCCTGGCAGATCCAAAAAAGCGTTTGGGACGCTGAAGGGCATTGGAGTCAAGACCACCTGACAGAACTTTTCCGGAAGGGGGAGCCACGGTATTAAAAGCTCTGGCAAGACGGGTAATACTATCCAGAAGAATCACCACATCCTTTTGGGACTCTGCCAGTCGCTTGGCTTTTTCAAGAACCATCTCAGCGACCTGAATATGTCTTTGCGGCGGTTCATCAAAGGTACTGCTGACCACCTCTCCCTTGACCTGGCGCAACATATCGGTCACCTCTTCCGGACGCTCATCGATCAGGAGGACAATCAGTACAATCTCGGGATGGTTTCTTGCGATTGCCTTGGCAATTCCCTGAAGGAGGACGGTTTTTCCTGTGCGCGGAGGTGCCACGATCAAACCCCGCTGGCCCTTTCCGATCGGAGTGGCAAGATCCATCACCCTCATCGAGAGGTCATCCGGTGTTGTTTCCAGACGGATTCGCTCCATCGGATAAAGCGGAGTCAAATTATCAAAAAGAATCTTCTCCCGACCCGTGTCCGAATCCTCAAGGTTGACCTTTTCCACCTTAAGCATCGCAAAATACCGTTCACCTTCCTTTGGTGGACGGATCTGCCCCCAAACAGTGTCTCCTGTCCGAAGATTGAAACGGCGGATCTGGGAAGGGGATACATAAATATCATCCGGACCGGGAAGATAATTATAAAGTGGAGAACGGAGAAAACCAAAACCGTCCTGAAGGATCTCGAGGACCCCTTCACCATAAATCGTTCCATTTTTTTCGGCTTGAGCCTGGAGAAGAGCGAAAATCAGATCCTGTTTCCGCAGGTTGACCGCGCCTTCGATATGGAGTTCCTTGGCGAGATCCGTCAAATCGGCAATGCTTTTTTCTTTTAGTTCCGCAAGATTCATGAATGCCTCTCGCCTGTCAGAGCTCAAATTAAGCTTCCTTATTATTGAACAGACGTCAGATCGGGTGATGGTTGTCCAGCGATGGCCAAAAAACGGGCATCGCCGATCTATAACCGGAAAATCCACTGTCAAACAGGGATACCGGCACACAAGTCCCAAAAACCCTGAGGAGACCCTGGCTACGGGCGGCCACCGAAATACGACAGAAACTTCCTGAAATCTGATCTTTCAACAGAAAGTCTGATTGGTCATCTTGGGCAACTTCTCAGAATGTTTTGAGGGATATGGGAATGTTCCTATATAAAGTGGACCCGGGATCAGGGGGAAAACTGGGTTATAAACCTTAAAACAGCAGCTATCAACTATTTCAGGAGAAACGGACTAAAAAAACACATTCGGAGAAAACTACAGCAACGGGCACTTCATGTCAAGAGATCATGAGCAGGGAGGCAGATGACATGTCAACCACCTCCACTGTTCAAAAGAATGAACGCGTTATTACTTGGCGCTCAGGTTCAAGAGCTCTGGCTTCAGATTCCCGGCAGCCTCTTCCTTGACTGGCTGCTTGCCAACCCAGCTGGCACTTCCGGCAACACAATCCATATCATTTCCGCAGCCGAGACTTCTCTCATAAATGGCAGCTTCCCATGCCTGCTTTTCTGTGATCTGTCCTGCGCTCACAAAACCCACCATGGCGGGCTGGAGAGGAGATCCATTGGCGATGACCCAAAACATTTCGCCAGATGTTCTGACCTGTTCGAACTGCTTGTTGGTGAAATTGCGGGGAGCAGGATCCATTCCGGCGGCGCCAGGGCCGTTTCCGTCACCAGCAACACCATGACATGTATAGCAAGTACCGGCACCATTAAAAACTTCCTTGCCCTTCGCAATTGCATCAGCAGTCACGGGGAAAGGGGGATTCATTGCCTTGGCGGCGGCAAGCTGATCAGCTGGAACGCGTGGTTTCAGGATGTCGAGCTCACCAGCGAATGCCTGAGCTGAAGCGAAGCCAATCACAGCTGCACCCATAACAGCCATTGTCCAAATCCTCATGAATTAAGCCCTCCAAAAAAGAAAATAGTGATAGAATGTCACCCTAATGGTCCGATTGAACATGAGCCGACGGCTCACACCCTAAAAAAAACACTCTGCCGACCCTCAAAACCGGGCTTGGGCGGAACGTTCCTTCAGGGACATGGCTAATGGCACACATTTTCGTCAGGATCCCACAACATTCAACCATTCCCTCAAGTTGATGTCAAGCGCTTTCATCACAGCATGCTCTAAAACAGGAAAACGGTTGACAAAGGATGCCATTTCCATTTTTTACTCCATATTAAGGAGAAATGGTCTGACACACTATCCTATCAACTTTTTGAAAAAACTAGGGAGACCTGAACACTTGTCCGCGCATTCCCTTTCTTTGACCGCAGGTCAAGCGGGGATCAAGCGGGCGGTTTGGGCTTGGGAAGTTTTTCCTTGCTCCCTTGGCTTTCGACATACCGGAAGACGGTTGTCAGCGTCGCTTCGCCGACGCACCGACATAGTAGGCCCGATGCCAGAAATACGGCTCCCGGTAGAACGGCTTGAGATGCTCCGAAAAACGGTTTCTCGCTCGTCTGGAACTCGCCGTTTTCAAATTGTTGATCGGGGTGGAGATATTAAGGGCCGGATGAATCTCCGGCAAAAGAGGCACATGATCCGCTTCGCCTCCAACTCCAGCAAGCTGCAACGCCATTCCTCCAGAATGTCTCCAAAGGCGCCCTTCAGATAGTCGAGAAATAGCGGAGTGAGGGTTTTTCTCCGGTACTTTGTCGCAAAAACAATATGTAGCTTAAGATAATGGACGACATTGGAGCAGGACTTGTTTGCTTGAGTTTCCATGTGAGTAAAGGTATCCTGCTCCCATGCAGACCGGCAAGCGCTTTCGCGCCTATCCCACTCCGCCCAGGAACAGATCCTGCTCCAATGGATCGGAGACCAGCGGTTCATCTATAATGCCAAGGTATCGGAAGACCGGTATGACCGGGCCTTCGCCAAAAAAGCGGTCTCTCTTTCCGGAATACCCGTTCCCATCGATCAGGAGTATGCACGTTTCATCGGCCCGGACACCCCCTGGCTCCGGGATGTCCCCTCCCAGATCCTCAGAAACGGGGCGGTTCGCTGGAAACAGGCGATGGGACGATCCTTTTCCGGAATCGCCAGAAGACCCGTCTTCCAGAAAAAAGACGGACGGCAATCGGGCTGGATCACTTCCGAGCTCTTCTCTTTTCGATATAAAGACAAAACCCACACCGAGGAGCTTGTTCTCGGAACAATGAAGTTCCCCCTGGGGGATCTGGTCTTCAAGGCCCATACCCCATATTCCCGTCCCTCCTCTCTTCACGTCTTGGTCGAGGGCGGGGAAGAGGTTCGCCTCCTTCTCCTCGGACGACGGACTCCTGGCTCCTGATGTTTTCGGAAGAGGAGCTCCGGAGTCAAACGCTCGGCTTCGACCGGGGCGTGACGATTCCGGTCATGGCAAGCTCCGGTCGAAGAATCGATTTCTCCCCGATCCAGAAGATCCGGATGGAGAAGAAGGAGCGGGCCAAAAAACGCTGGCAACGAAAACTCTCGCGACAGGTCAAAGGCTCGGACAACCGAAGAAAGAGCCGGAAGCGTCTGGCCCGGACCTTCGAATACGCAAAAAAGGTCCGGAAGGATGTGATCCACAAGGCCACCCGTGACCTCGTCTCGGAACCGGACAGGAACCTCTTCGTCGTCGAGGATCTCAAGATCAAAAACATGACGAGGAAGCCGGAAGGCAAACAGGACGATTCGGGAGGGTATGCCAAGAACGGAGCCCGAGCCAAGGCCGGACTCAACCGGGCGATCCTGTCGTCCTGCTGGGGGCTCTTCGTCCTCTTCCTTTCGTACAAGTCCCTTCGATCCGGGAAGCTCGTGATCAAGGTCTCACCGCAATACAGTTCGCAGGAATGCGTCCGGTGCGGGCACATTCACCCGGACAACCGGCCTTCCCGGGCCGAGTTCATCTGCCAACACTGCGGACTAAAAGACAATGCCGATCACAACGCCAGCCGAGTCATCGCCCGAAGGGGGGTCCGGCTTCTTCTGGAATGGAAGATCCAGAAAAAAGAGATTTGGCGGTGCGGGATCGGAAAAGGGAAACAACTAGGGCGGGAACCGTCCGAAGTCAAAGCCTCCTTCGATTCCGATCAGACGCGAAGGCCAAAACGCCTTCGCGAAACCTCGGCGAAAGAGGACATCCGCTCGCGAGACCGGAAACACCTCCGGAAGCCGCAAAACGTTTAGGAGCAGGAGAGTTCATTGATCGCGACCTATTATGTCACGGATTCGCTGAGCCATGATTCCGGATCGAATCATCCGGAATCGTCTGAAAGAGTGAGATCTCTGAACACACTTTTTATCTCCATGGAGAAAGAGAGACTGACCACAATACATGAGATTTCACCTGCAAAAGACCTTTCTCTTTTTCGGATGGCTCATGACCCTGCCTATATTGATTTTCTGGAGAGACCCCCAAAACCGCTTCCGATCAGTATTGATCCAGACACATCCCTATCCCCAGGCTCTCTTGCCGCCATGAAAGGACTTTCCGGAGCAATCACCACAATCAACAAACAAATCGGTTCCAGCCAGAGAGCATTTCTTCTGGCAAGGCCACCCGGCCACCACGCCCGGCGATCAGCCGGAATGGGTTTTTGCCTTGTCAACACCATCGCCACTCAGGCGCTCTCTCTTCTCTCTTGGAACCCGACACTCCGGATTGCCATCTTCGACTTTGATGTCCATCACGGAAACGGCACAGAAGAAATTCTGGGAAAAACACCTGGAGTCCTTACCATCAGCACGCACCAGTACCCTTTCTATCCCGGTACCGGAAGCGGACGAGAGAATCATACTGGCCATTCAGGAGAGGGGTTGCTGGATATTCCCCTCCCTGAAGGAACCACTGACGATGCCTATTACCGGACTTTCGAATCCTGCATCCTGCCTAGGCTCACCAGGTTTGCACCTGACGTGTTGCTCGTTTCTGCCGGGTTTGACGGCCATCGGGAGGATCCACTGGGGGGATTTCTTCTGACGGAAAAAACCTATCGGCATATAGGGAAACAGCTTTCTTCCGTTTTTCCGTCCACTTTTATTGTCTCGATCCTTGAAGGAGGGTATAATCTGAGGGCCCTGACAAATAGCGTCAGGTCTTACATGGAAGGACTGAACAGTTGACGACAACAAATCAATCAGCCCCTCACGATTTTACGCATATCCTTCAGACAACGATGCAAGGGTGGAAAGTCGTCGCCAGCCATATTCCGCTGATCAGGAAAGACCTTCCGGGCGCTCCCGGGGAATGGTGCTTCAACCCGAGGGAAGAGGACAGTGCCGGGATCCGCACTCTCGTTTCCCATTGGGATCGAATGGAAGAGGATCTCCTCCCCTTGCTCTCCTCGGCCAATCCTCTTCTCGGAGGAGAGATGAGGGAACTTTTACGCATTGTCAGGGCAAAGCTTCTCTTCAACGAGCGTAATCATCATTTTGTAGGTTATGCCCTGGCCAGCGATCCCACCGGCCAAGGCAGCCGTTCACGATTTATCGAATCGATGGAGAGAACCATCGCCCATATTGACAAAAGACTTTCGGAAACGTTTTCATCAGCACCCCCAAATGACAAGAGGCTCCAACCTTGAGCGACCAGGATCACCCATCCCATCCGGATCACCAACAGACTGGCACCCACACTCATGTTCCGTCAGGGATTTGCGATGCTTGCGGGAAAGTGGGCGTCGACCTTTACAAGGTGAGTTTGGGAAAAGATTTTTTCAATCGCACTTATGACCGTTTGTCCCATACGGAAGATCTTCATCCAAAGTGGTTCTGCTCTCCCTGTTCGCTTGAAAAAGGCTATCAGCGGGATGTCAGGAATATCCATCAGGAGCTTGAAAAACTTTTGGCCGATGGGTCGTCTCTATTATCCGATGAGAAAACCTTGCTTCAGGCAATCAGCCATGTTGAAAAAATTGAATCTCATGTCAAAAGGGGCAGAAAGATCCATGTTCTTCTCCCCCCCAGGGAGGTTGGACTTCTCCTCATTGAACTTCAGCAAGCCCTTGCAGCAAGACTTCCGACAGAACACTCCCAATCTTGAAACGAGAGAGAGGCTTTTGAATGGATCAGGAACCCCAATCCGCCAGACGAACAAAAACGCCCGCTGAAATCATTTTGGAAACGCCAGGAATTCCTGATGAACTCAAAAAGAAGCTTCTCCCGATCATCTCCGCACTCACCAGCGGAGGAAGGATCATGGCGTCCCTCATCGCAAGAGGACCCTTGCTTGGTATTACCGGCTCCGCAGGAAAAGAAAACATTCAGGGAGAAGAGGTTCAGACACTTGACCGGATCGGACAGGACACCTTCTGCCAGTTACTTGGAGAAACCCAAAAAGTCCGGGAACTTCTCTCCGAAGAGGAACCCCTGCCAACCCTCTTCCCCCAAGCTGACCCCGATGGTCTCCTGATCGCCATGGATCCACTCGATGGATCCTCGAATATCTCGGTCAATGCTTCAATCGGGTCAATCTTTGCGATATTCAGTCCTCCCCCATCTTCAGATCGGGGAGAGATTTTTGGAGGAGACAAAAGGAAGCTTATTGCAGGAGCATACATTCTCTATAGCGCATCCACCTCTTTTGTGATCGCGGTCGATCAAAAAACCTATCTTTTTACGATGGACCCA
Encoded proteins:
- a CDS encoding cytochrome 579; this translates as MRIWTMAVMGAAVIGFASAQAFAGELDILKPRVPADQLAAAKAMNPPFPVTADAIAKGKEVFNGAGTCYTCHGVAGDGNGPGAAGMDPAPRNFTNKQFEQVRTSGEMFWVIANGSPLQPAMVGFVSAGQITEKQAWEAAIYERSLGCGNDMDCVAGSASWVGKQPVKEEAAGNLKPELLNLSAK
- the rho gene encoding transcription termination factor Rho, coding for MNLAELKEKSIADLTDLAKELHIEGAVNLRKQDLIFALLQAQAEKNGTIYGEGVLEILQDGFGFLRSPLYNYLPGPDDIYVSPSQIRRFNLRTGDTVWGQIRPPKEGERYFAMLKVEKVNLEDSDTGREKILFDNLTPLYPMERIRLETTPDDLSMRVMDLATPIGKGQRGLIVAPPRTGKTVLLQGIAKAIARNHPEIVLIVLLIDERPEEVTDMLRQVKGEVVSSTFDEPPQRHIQVAEMVLEKAKRLAESQKDVVILLDSITRLARAFNTVAPPSGKVLSGGLDSNALQRPKRFFGSARNIEEGGSITIIATALVDTGSRMDDVIFEEFKGTGNMELHLDRHLADRRIFPAIDPTRSGTRKEELLLDKDELNKMWILRKALNSNNPQDDMEYLLGNMKGTKGNKEFLERMMKG
- a CDS encoding RNA-guided endonuclease InsQ/TnpB family protein; amino-acid sequence: MFSEEELRSQTLGFDRGVTIPVMASSGRRIDFSPIQKIRMEKKERAKKRWQRKLSRQVKGSDNRRKSRKRLARTFEYAKKVRKDVIHKATRDLVSEPDRNLFVVEDLKIKNMTRKPEGKQDDSGGYAKNGARAKAGLNRAILSSCWGLFVLFLSYKSLRSGKLVIKVSPQYSSQECVRCGHIHPDNRPSRAEFICQHCGLKDNADHNASRVIARRGVRLLLEWKIQKKEIWRCGIGKGKQLGREPSEVKASFDSDQTRRPKRLRETSAKEDIRSRDRKHLRKPQNV
- the prmC gene encoding peptide chain release factor N(5)-glutamine methyltransferase; translation: MVDHPTGHERPMTVDEWLSWGTRMLLELEDAPDREARGLMASILGGVGSVVINGPRPLPPELADLYVERIARRRNREPFHLITGNVPFYGTIFSVCPGVLIPRPETELLIEQIFLRRQGCPPKSILELGGGSGAIICSLLSLFPEARGVAVDIESAPLECMMENRKRLSLENRLSLLAGNWDDAILPGLPFDLIVSNPPYIASGEIMSLMDEVRNYEPHRALDGGEDGLDCYRQILYSDIPYRVASGGLMAMEIGAGQRWAFESSGPFALIEGFGPAEFVSDWAGHDRVVIWERKD
- the rpmE gene encoding 50S ribosomal protein L31; the protein is MKPGIHPEYEIATVSCACGNTFETRNTTGDLKIEICNLCHPFFTGTMKIIDAEGRVDRFNKRYRQAGK
- a CDS encoding arginase family protein translates to MIATYYVTDSLSHDSGSNHPESSERVRSLNTLFISMEKERLTTIHEISPAKDLSLFRMAHDPAYIDFLERPPKPLPISIDPDTSLSPGSLAAMKGLSGAITTINKQIGSSQRAFLLARPPGHHARRSAGMGFCLVNTIATQALSLLSWNPTLRIAIFDFDVHHGNGTEEILGKTPGVLTISTHQYPFYPGTGSGRENHTGHSGEGLLDIPLPEGTTDDAYYRTFESCILPRLTRFAPDVLLVSAGFDGHREDPLGGFLLTEKTYRHIGKQLSSVFPSTFIVSILEGGYNLRALTNSVRSYMEGLNS
- the prfA gene encoding peptide chain release factor 1 — its product is MPPSGMIEKVRPRIEAMIERYREITGKMGDPSVSKDHTLYMKLAKDQSELSSIVEAYERFCQMEKERSDLDEIRSDPSMSDLIGAEEERISREIASLEGKLLDSIFPPDPFDQKNLYLEIRAGAGGDEAGLFARELGRLYMRFMDRHRLKAEIMETSDTEIGGSKEIVIHVQGRGAYSLLKFESGVHRVQRVPVTEAGGRIHTSTVTVAVMPEADEVDVQIDAKDLRIDTFCASSAGGQSVNTTYSAVRITHIPSNIVVSCQDERSQLKNRAKAMKVLRSRLLEREMSRQNEIIASDRKSQVGSGDRSERIRTYNFPQNRVTDHRVGLTLYQLDQVMEGEIDPFIGALRAQERAREIEQFG
- a CDS encoding class 1 fructose-bisphosphatase yields the protein MDQEPQSARRTKTPAEIILETPGIPDELKKKLLPIISALTSGGRIMASLIARGPLLGITGSAGKENIQGEEVQTLDRIGQDTFCQLLGETQKVRELLSEEEPLPTLFPQADPDGLLIAMDPLDGSSNISVNASIGSIFAIFSPPPSSDRGEIFGGDKRKLIAGAYILYSASTSFVIAVDQKTYLFTMDPSFGGEFLGTGEPLHFPSGGKIYSTNESYFPLWEKGIQDYITWVKSGRKPVMTSRYIGALVGDLHRNLLKGGIYLYPAEGAPGKNHGKLRLLYEAYPMALICQFAGGIATDGDRSILSIKPGSDLHARVPLIAGPMDLVSEFHTKTGHPL